In one window of Saprospiraceae bacterium DNA:
- a CDS encoding T9SS type A sorting domain-containing protein, whose translation MKRNDLFVVLAIGLILPSFLSSQEIHPINQKNANLATDQMLRPMTLDLGIDGPNAGIYFHAGTIPGSFLRHPEYSTFTPGLKVRNFGTVSDSNAMVEFTIELSGSGGSLNKIEFQSHPLGLLLPGDSLLFIGNQCDSLDKYSIPIEGNLSFQHKIITLGNDINPINNNSSNNVSLTSAHLSKSRWDFNNNRPVVNLHRTLHTPIEKQISTAFTIPANSFDKLINLTGYVGMATGTLDDLLMDIAVFLWTDWNGNGRTDKDDKYELLSFENKHWNNSNQTEEFFKIPLTDFNNGSGGVELPKNKELNIIASIKFLTIQPLIIGFDTAADYSTKIEQLVSTNPIRIVDEPYVLGDFSISDNKGHKKFENFNAGLSLGLEFCCLGSVDEEIKQFTGLEIKSQLFENSLQLQYVPGNYKSPAYIQIFSIDGRKLNSMYLDKQEHRNWNLPLNTIPAGIYYISVKTNRESVSKPIYIMNPY comes from the coding sequence ATGAAACGAAATGACCTGTTTGTTGTTTTGGCAATCGGACTCATCCTGCCAAGTTTTTTAAGTAGTCAGGAAATTCATCCCATAAATCAGAAGAATGCAAATTTGGCTACAGATCAGATGCTCCGACCGATGACACTGGACCTGGGGATTGATGGCCCAAATGCAGGAATTTATTTTCATGCAGGGACAATTCCAGGCAGTTTTTTAAGACACCCGGAATATTCAACATTTACTCCCGGATTGAAGGTCCGGAATTTTGGGACTGTGTCCGATAGTAATGCAATGGTGGAGTTTACCATCGAACTATCTGGTTCGGGCGGATCTTTGAACAAAATTGAATTCCAATCACATCCATTGGGTTTATTATTACCCGGTGACAGTTTATTATTTATAGGAAACCAGTGTGATTCCTTAGATAAATATTCGATACCAATTGAGGGAAACTTATCATTCCAACATAAAATTATAACGCTGGGCAATGATATTAATCCTATTAATAATAATTCCTCAAACAATGTCAGCTTAACATCCGCTCATCTCTCTAAATCCAGATGGGATTTCAACAATAATCGGCCTGTGGTAAATCTTCACCGCACTTTGCATACTCCTATAGAAAAACAAATTTCAACTGCATTCACGATCCCCGCAAATTCATTTGATAAATTAATCAATCTGACTGGATACGTTGGCATGGCAACAGGCACCCTTGACGACCTCCTTATGGACATAGCTGTTTTTCTCTGGACTGATTGGAATGGCAATGGAAGGACAGACAAAGACGATAAGTATGAGCTTTTATCTTTTGAAAATAAACATTGGAATAACTCCAATCAAACTGAAGAATTCTTTAAGATCCCTTTAACTGACTTCAATAATGGCTCAGGAGGCGTTGAATTGCCTAAAAACAAAGAATTAAACATCATTGCATCTATAAAATTCCTAACGATTCAACCATTGATAATTGGTTTCGATACAGCTGCAGATTATTCCACGAAAATCGAACAACTGGTTTCAACAAACCCTATTAGAATTGTCGATGAACCTTATGTACTGGGCGATTTCTCCATTTCAGATAACAAAGGACATAAAAAATTCGAAAATTTCAATGCCGGACTCTCTTTGGGATTGGAGTTTTGTTGTCTTGGTTCTGTGGATGAAGAAATAAAACAGTTCACCGGATTAGAAATAAAGTCTCAACTATTTGAAAACTCACTTCAACTGCAATACGTACCAGGCAATTACAAGTCACCCGCATACATCCAGATCTTTTCCATAGATGGAAGAAAACTGAATTCAATGTATTTAGATAAACAAGAGCACAGGAATTGGAACTTGCCTCTGAATACAATTCCCGCGGGTATATATTATATTTCTGTAAAAACCAATAGAGAATCAGTTTCCAAACCCATATACATCATGAATCCATACTAA
- a CDS encoding type II toxin-antitoxin system PemK/MazF family toxin: MSVQQCEIWIADLSPQIGTEPGKIRPVLIVQTNLLNKTLHPSTLICPITAQVEKRALILRVHLKRGMANVQEDCDIMIDQIRAIDNRRLLRKVGELPTNLADQVKANIQIIFDIS, encoded by the coding sequence ATGAGCGTTCAGCAATGTGAAATTTGGATCGCGGATCTTAGCCCTCAAATCGGAACGGAGCCTGGTAAAATTCGACCCGTCCTGATTGTTCAAACCAATTTACTCAACAAGACTTTACATCCTTCAACGCTGATTTGTCCGATCACAGCACAGGTTGAAAAGCGAGCGCTGATATTAAGAGTTCATTTAAAAAGAGGAATGGCCAATGTTCAGGAAGATTGCGATATTATGATCGATCAGATTAGGGCGATAGATAACAGAAGATTATTGAGAAAAGTGGGTGAATTGCCAACGAACCTTGCTGATCAAGTTAAAGCCAACATTCAAATTATTTTCGATATCAGTTAG